The Prinia subflava isolate CZ2003 ecotype Zambia chromosome 5, Cam_Psub_1.2, whole genome shotgun sequence genome window below encodes:
- the TIMM10 gene encoding mitochondrial import inner membrane translocase subunit Tim10 translates to MDPLRAQQLAAELEVEMMADMYNRMTQACHRKCVPPFYKESELSKGECVCLDRCVAKYLEVHERMGKKLTELSLQDEELLKRMQQGTGTA, encoded by the exons ATGGATCCGCTGCGGGCTCAGCAGCTGGCGGCCGAACTGGAGGTTGAGATGATGGCCGACATGTACAATCG GATGACCCAGGCGTGCCACCGCAAGTGCGTCCCCCCGTTCTACAAGGAGTCGGAGCTGTCCAAAGGGGAATGCGTGTGCCTGGACCGCTGCGTGGCCAAGTACCTGGAGGTGCACGAGCGGATGGGCAAGAAGCTGACGGAGCTGTCGCTGCAGGACGAGGAACTGCTCAAGCGAATGCAGCAAGGCACTGGCACCGCCTGA
- the RTN4RL2 gene encoding reticulon-4 receptor-like 2, producing the protein MRPPTARDLPPGGRPAALLLLAALVWVPGGAPACPALCTCYVSPPTVSCQANNFSSVPAGLPPGARRLFLQNNVIGALRAGTFGPSTVTLWLYSNNISSIQPGTFRHLPALEELDLGDNPHLRVLAPDTFHGLHRLQALHLYRCRLASLPSGIFRGLRSLQYLYLQENGLLYLQDDLFADLANLSHLFLHGNRLRALSEGVFRGLSSLDRLLLHANRLAAIHRRAFGGLARLTILYLFNNSLVALPGDPLAALPSLQFLRLNANPWACDCRARPLWAWFRRTRVSSSPVPCASPPHRRGTDLRHLRPRDFDVCPEDDDDEEETEDSNGGAGNGVAVMGTPGRALGRPGTLPAAPPSAFYRDGLPPHDLRGPQPRPPPPSRDSRGPPEDASCPHDPCAPMAAAAPHRPPVLLPLLALTLPRL; encoded by the exons ATGCGGCCCCCCACGGCTCGGGACCTGCCCCCAG GCGGGCGCCCGgcggccctgctgctgctggcggcGCTGGTGTGGGTGCCCGGCGGGGCTCCCGCCTGCCCCGCGCTCTGCACCTGCTACGTCTCGCCGCCCACCGTCAGCTGCCAGGCCAACAACTTCTCCTCGGTGCCCGCGGGGCTCCCGCCCGGCGCCCGCCGCCTCTTCCTGCAGAACAACGTCATCGGGGCGCTGCGGGCGGGCACCTTCGGGCCCAGCACCGTCACCCTCTGGCTCTACTCCAACAACATCTCCTCCATCCAGCCGGGCACCTTCCGCCACCTGCCCGCCCTGGAGGAGCTCGACCTGGGTGACAACCCGCACCTCCGCGTCCTGGCCCCCGACACCTTCCACGGCCTCCACCGCCTCCAGGCCCTGCACCTGTACCGGTGCCGGCTGGCCAGCCTGCCCAGCGGCATCTTCCGCGGCCTCCGCAGCCTCCAGTACCTCTACCTGCAGGAGAACGGGCTGCTCTACCTCCAG GACGACCTCTTTGCCGACCTGGCAAACCTAAGCCACCTCTTCCTGCACGGCAACCGGCTGCGGGCGCTGTCAGAGGGCGTCTTCCGGGGGCTGTCGAGCCTGGACCGTCTGCTGCTGCACGCCAACCGGCTGGCAGCCATCCACCGCCGCGCCTTCGGGGGGCTGGCGCGCCTCACCATCCTCTACCTGTTCAACAACAGCCtggtggccctgcctggggacccGCTGGCGGCCCTGCCCTCGCTTCAGTTCCTGCGTCTCAACGCCAACCCCTGGGCCTGCGACTGCCGCGCGCGCCCGCTCTGGGCCTGGTTCCGCCGCACGCGCGTCTCCAGCTCCCCGGTGCCCTGCGCCAGCCCTCCGCACCGCCGCGGCACCGACCTGCGTCACCTCCGCCCCCGCGACTTCGACGTCTGCCCCGAGGACGACGACGACGAGGAGGAGACGGAAGATTCCAACGGCGGCGCTGGCAACGGCGTGGCGGTGATGGGCACTCCAGGGCGGGCGCTGGGTCGCCCCGGGACCCTCCCGGCCGCGCCGCCCTCCGCCTTCTACCGCGACGGGCTGCCCCCCCACGACCTGCGGGGACCCCAGCCCCGGCCGCCACCCCCGTCCCGTGACTCCCGCGGGCCCCCCGAGGACGCCAGCTGCCCCCATGACCCCTGTGCCCCCATGGCCGCTGCCGCGCCCCACCGGCCCCCCgtcctcctgcccctcctggctCTGACCCTGCCCCGACTCTGA